One region of Chryseobacterium muglaense genomic DNA includes:
- a CDS encoding type IA DNA topoisomerase, producing the protein MKLCIAEKPSVARDIAKVLGATMPKQGYMEGNGYCVTWTFGHLCTLKEPHDYGPQYKSWNLFLLPIIPQSFGIKLIPNKGVENQFKVIERLVAECDEVINCGDAGQEGELIQRWVLQKAKCDKPVQRLWISSLTEEAIKEGFQKLKPAEDYKNLYLAGNARAIGDWLLGINATRLFTKKFGGNKAVLSIGRVQTPTLAMLVQRQKEIDAFSTEEYWELKTKYRDVIFNAAIDRLKTLDRAEKGLEYLKLNAFEIVSFEIKEGKEKNPRLFDLTGLQVEANKKYGYSADSTLKYIQSLYEKKHVTYPRVDTTYLSESLYPKIGGILQSMVIYKDLISPLLEQPIPKSKAVFDDAKVTDHHAIIPTEIPPSHNLTREEKMIYDLIAKRFIAVFYPECKISNTLVEAQVGTIPFKTSGRQVLEPGWRAVYAKDAKEEPSDKEKEKEEEQTIPEFKVGETGPHEPMIHQGKTSPPKPYTEATLLRAMETAGKQVDDEELREMLKNNGIGRPSTRANIIETLFKRKYIEKKRKNLIATQTGIQLIDTIEDELLKSPELTGEWELKLRKIESGEYEANQFKDELIQMVTELTKKVVDGKAKVFTLHEEKEEVKEKKKREPAVKKELQSWEETQCPKCKAHNLMKGKTAVGCSDFKNCGFKVSFDIFGKKLSDKQLMDLVLKGKTSKLKGFITHPDGLSEGIISLSPEFSTILV; encoded by the coding sequence ATGAAACTTTGTATTGCCGAAAAACCCAGCGTTGCCAGAGATATTGCCAAAGTATTGGGCGCAACCATGCCTAAACAAGGCTATATGGAAGGAAACGGCTATTGTGTGACATGGACTTTCGGACATCTTTGTACCCTAAAAGAACCTCACGATTATGGTCCGCAATACAAATCCTGGAATTTGTTTTTGCTGCCAATTATTCCCCAAAGTTTCGGAATCAAATTAATTCCAAACAAAGGGGTTGAAAATCAGTTTAAAGTAATCGAAAGATTGGTAGCCGAATGTGATGAGGTCATCAATTGCGGGGATGCCGGTCAGGAGGGAGAGCTTATTCAAAGATGGGTTTTACAGAAAGCAAAATGCGATAAACCTGTACAGCGATTGTGGATTTCATCATTGACGGAAGAAGCAATTAAAGAAGGTTTTCAAAAATTAAAACCTGCCGAAGATTACAAAAATCTCTACCTCGCAGGAAATGCAAGAGCAATAGGAGACTGGTTGTTGGGTATCAATGCAACGCGACTTTTCACTAAAAAATTTGGTGGCAATAAAGCTGTTTTATCGATTGGAAGAGTGCAGACTCCGACTCTGGCGATGTTGGTTCAGCGTCAGAAAGAAATTGATGCGTTCTCAACCGAAGAATATTGGGAACTGAAAACAAAATACCGTGACGTAATTTTCAATGCAGCGATTGACCGTTTAAAAACTTTAGACCGAGCCGAAAAAGGTTTGGAATATCTGAAGCTGAATGCTTTTGAGATTGTTTCATTTGAAATTAAAGAAGGAAAAGAGAAAAATCCGAGACTTTTTGATTTGACCGGACTTCAGGTTGAAGCCAATAAAAAATATGGATATTCTGCAGACAGCACTTTAAAATATATTCAGAGTCTTTACGAGAAAAAGCACGTCACTTATCCGCGTGTTGATACGACGTATCTATCAGAAAGTTTATACCCGAAAATTGGAGGAATTCTTCAAAGTATGGTTATTTACAAAGATTTGATTTCGCCTTTGCTGGAACAGCCGATTCCAAAATCTAAAGCGGTGTTTGATGATGCAAAAGTGACTGATCACCACGCAATTATTCCGACCGAAATTCCGCCTTCTCACAATTTAACGAGAGAAGAGAAAATGATCTATGATTTAATTGCGAAGCGTTTTATCGCCGTTTTTTATCCTGAATGTAAAATTTCAAATACTTTGGTTGAAGCTCAGGTTGGTACAATTCCTTTTAAAACAAGCGGACGACAGGTTCTCGAACCAGGCTGGAGAGCAGTTTATGCTAAAGATGCCAAAGAAGAACCGAGCGACAAGGAAAAAGAGAAGGAAGAAGAACAGACGATTCCTGAATTTAAAGTAGGTGAAACGGGACCTCATGAACCAATGATTCATCAGGGGAAAACTTCGCCACCAAAACCTTACACCGAAGCAACCCTGCTTCGAGCGATGGAAACTGCCGGAAAGCAAGTGGATGACGAAGAACTTCGTGAAATGCTGAAAAACAACGGAATTGGAAGACCTTCAACCCGTGCAAACATTATCGAAACGCTTTTCAAAAGAAAATATATTGAAAAGAAAAGAAAAAATCTGATCGCTACCCAAACCGGAATTCAATTGATTGATACGATTGAAGACGAATTACTGAAAAGCCCCGAATTAACGGGGGAGTGGGAATTAAAACTTCGGAAAATTGAAAGCGGTGAATACGAAGCCAATCAGTTCAAAGATGAATTGATACAAATGGTGACAGAGCTTACCAAAAAAGTGGTTGACGGAAAAGCAAAAGTTTTTACGTTGCATGAGGAAAAGGAAGAAGTAAAAGAAAAGAAAAAACGTGAACCAGCCGTAAAAAAAGAATTACAGTCTTGGGAAGAAACTCAATGTCCGAAATGTAAAGCGCACAATCTGATGAAAGGAAAAACCGCAGTCGGATGTTCTGATTTTAAAAACTGCGGCTTTAAAGTTTCATTTGATATTTTCGGGAAAAAACTTTCCGACAAACAATTGATGGATTTAGTTTTAAAAGGAAAAACCTCAAAACTGAAAGGTTTCATCACCCATCCTGACGGTTTGTCAGAAGGAATTATTTCTCTATCACCTGAATTTTCGACTATTTTAGTATAA
- a CDS encoding helix-hairpin-helix domain-containing protein, whose protein sequence is MKKNYYQKMAFLGMLLLMLLGFQKYTDKSDEPFPEVTFISESLPLESFSEFDPNDLDENQWQKLGFSEKQTATILKYKKIVGGKFLSKEQFKKCFAVSEEKYSQLSSFILLPETNSEAKGNSGFKSYEKKSLNITRKFNPDQLSQNDWENMGFSEKQAAAILKYKNYLGGSFVSKEKFKECFIINEENYAKLEPYLILPAKTPANFNAYAGKSNSFKSKTPQASFDPNTLDVNGWMALGFSEKQANVIVNYRDKNLKGSFKTLDDIKNCFVISAEKFEELKPFMKLNTSTMAKNSDDKKPEPKQEKTDFSKTDMNSITFKQLLEFGLDEKSAGSMIGFRKKLGGFMTKDQILETYNIDKELVQKLLSIAPLDNSKVERHTLVDAPEEWLKNHPYFKYSADKIIYYRISNPEDKKIWKLLKTKPEYEARMRLYLK, encoded by the coding sequence ATGAAAAAAAATTACTATCAAAAGATGGCATTCCTTGGAATGTTATTGCTTATGCTGCTTGGGTTTCAAAAATACACAGACAAATCTGACGAACCTTTTCCCGAGGTGACATTCATATCTGAAAGCTTGCCTTTAGAATCATTCTCAGAATTTGACCCAAACGATTTAGACGAAAATCAATGGCAAAAACTAGGCTTTTCTGAAAAACAAACCGCAACAATTTTAAAATACAAGAAAATTGTTGGTGGAAAATTCCTGTCAAAGGAACAATTCAAAAAATGCTTTGCAGTTTCTGAAGAAAAATATTCTCAATTGAGTTCTTTTATTTTATTGCCTGAAACGAATTCTGAAGCAAAAGGAAATTCAGGTTTTAAAAGTTATGAAAAGAAATCTTTAAACATCACAAGAAAATTTAATCCTGATCAACTTTCACAAAATGATTGGGAAAATATGGGCTTTTCTGAAAAACAAGCTGCTGCAATTTTGAAATATAAAAATTATTTAGGTGGAAGTTTTGTGAGCAAAGAGAAATTCAAAGAATGTTTTATCATCAATGAAGAAAATTATGCGAAACTCGAACCTTACTTAATTCTTCCTGCAAAAACTCCGGCGAATTTTAATGCTTATGCTGGAAAATCCAATTCATTTAAATCTAAAACTCCACAAGCTTCTTTTGATCCGAATACTTTGGATGTGAATGGTTGGATGGCTTTAGGATTCTCAGAAAAACAAGCCAATGTAATCGTAAATTATCGTGACAAAAACCTGAAAGGAAGCTTTAAAACTTTAGATGATATTAAAAACTGTTTTGTCATTTCCGCAGAAAAGTTTGAAGAATTAAAACCTTTCATGAAGTTAAACACTTCTACAATGGCGAAAAATTCTGATGATAAAAAACCTGAACCAAAACAGGAAAAAACTGACTTTTCAAAAACAGATATGAATTCTATTACCTTTAAACAGCTTTTAGAATTTGGTTTGGATGAAAAAAGTGCAGGTTCAATGATTGGTTTCAGAAAAAAACTGGGCGGATTTATGACCAAAGACCAAATCTTGGAAACCTATAATATTGATAAAGAATTGGTTCAAAAATTATTAAGTATTGCCCCACTCGATAATTCAAAAGTTGAACGACATACTTTGGTTGATGCTCCAGAAGAATGGCTGAAAAATCACCCTTATTTTAAATATTCCGCAGATAAAATTATTTATTACAGAATCAGCAATCCTGAGGATAAAAAAATCTGGAAGTTATTGAAAACGAAGCCTGAATATGAAGCGAGGATGAGACTTTATTTGAAATAG
- a CDS encoding metallophosphoesterase — protein MKIQIISDLHQEFGLSDLSFDQADVVVLAGDINLGTKGIEWIKTKIPDKPVIYVLGNHEYYKGSYPKTLNKIKEAAKNSNVNVLEDSFVDIENIRFHGATLWTDFSIFGSPMAYGSLCQTQMNDYKMIRRDPSYSKMRSIDTFKIHQFSRHWLKESLENSKGMKNIVVTHHAPSLQSVPEHFKNDPVTSAYASNLEDFILEHQPLYWIHGHIHTPSRYKIGETEIICNPHGYITEKYNGYDKELIIEV, from the coding sequence ATGAAAATTCAGATCATCAGCGATTTGCATCAGGAATTCGGGCTATCTGATTTATCTTTTGATCAAGCAGATGTAGTTGTATTGGCAGGAGATATTAATTTAGGAACAAAAGGAATTGAGTGGATTAAAACTAAAATTCCCGATAAACCGGTGATTTACGTCTTAGGAAATCATGAATATTACAAAGGTTCTTATCCGAAAACTTTAAACAAAATAAAAGAAGCTGCAAAAAATTCCAATGTGAATGTATTGGAAGATTCTTTCGTTGATATTGAAAATATAAGATTTCATGGTGCCACTTTGTGGACCGATTTTTCAATTTTTGGAAGTCCCATGGCATACGGAAGTCTGTGTCAGACTCAGATGAATGATTATAAAATGATCAGAAGAGATCCTTCCTATTCAAAAATGCGAAGTATTGATACCTTTAAGATTCATCAGTTTTCAAGGCATTGGTTAAAGGAAAGTCTGGAAAATTCAAAAGGAATGAAAAATATTGTCGTTACACATCACGCACCAAGTTTGCAATCGGTTCCTGAGCATTTTAAAAATGATCCGGTTACTTCAGCATATGCTTCCAATCTTGAAGATTTTATTTTAGAGCACCAGCCTCTTTATTGGATTCATGGCCACATTCATACTCCTTCGAGATATAAAATAGGAGAAACAGAAATTATCTGCAATCCGCACGGTTATATTACTGAAAAATATAATGGTTACGATAAAGAACTGATTATCGAAGTTTAA
- a CDS encoding phage holin family protein yields MNLIIRLLVTAIVAFVLTKILPGVHFEGFSTAIIFAIVLGLLNIIVKPILSLFGLPLTIITLGFFALVINAIIILIADYFIDSMLVDGFWWAFIFSIALSIVTSLANSMFSDGD; encoded by the coding sequence ATGAACTTAATTATTCGACTACTGGTGACAGCTATTGTTGCTTTTGTGCTGACAAAAATTTTACCGGGTGTACATTTTGAAGGCTTTTCAACAGCAATTATTTTTGCCATTGTTTTAGGACTTTTAAATATTATTGTGAAGCCGATTTTAAGTCTTTTTGGTTTACCACTTACCATTATTACGTTAGGATTTTTTGCTTTGGTAATTAACGCGATTATTATTCTTATTGCTGATTATTTTATTGATAGTATGCTTGTAGATGGTTTTTGGTGGGCATTTATTTTCAGTATAGCACTGTCTATAGTAACGTCGCTTGCTAATTCTATGTTTTCAGACGGAGATTAA
- the ccoG gene encoding cytochrome c oxidase accessory protein CcoG, whose product MSMQQGNIKIPGSDGEAFRDSVGTMDDTGKRKWVFPRKPKGKFTNYRDYTSYVLLALFFGIPFLKINNNPFLLINLIDRKFFILGQSFYLQDFFILALGAVISVIFVMLFTVVFGRIFCGWLCPQTVFMEMVFRKIEYWIEGDRNKQMKLDRQSWDSEKIKKRLLKWSVFFIISLIISHFMFMYIVGYENIFKIIKEGPVEHPLHFTAMLSFSLVFYFVFTWLREQVCTLICPYGRLQGVLIDKQTINVYYDTKRGEGRAKWRNGEDRKSSGKGDCIDCGQCVVVCPTGIDIRNGQQLECVNCTACIDACDEVMVKVGLPTGLVRYATEAEIETGKKLGITSRMIITTVFLALLIGFLGFLLNDRGSMEAKFIKPAGSTFFVRDGKIINNFTYTFLNKTNEKKVINIKVTHPNHAEIISSGPSKIILKGDQILKGSISIAFPENEIKSSKQNLTIVVLDEKNQVLDTFETTFEGPFKLIL is encoded by the coding sequence ATGAGCATGCAGCAAGGCAATATAAAAATTCCGGGAAGTGATGGAGAAGCTTTCAGAGATTCCGTAGGAACAATGGACGATACAGGGAAAAGAAAATGGGTATTTCCAAGAAAACCTAAAGGTAAGTTTACCAATTACAGAGATTATACAAGTTACGTTTTATTAGCTTTATTTTTCGGAATTCCGTTTTTAAAAATTAATAACAATCCGTTTCTGTTAATCAATCTTATCGATAGAAAATTCTTTATTTTGGGTCAGTCATTTTACCTGCAGGATTTTTTTATTTTAGCATTAGGAGCAGTAATTTCTGTCATTTTTGTAATGTTATTCACCGTGGTTTTCGGAAGAATATTTTGTGGATGGCTATGCCCTCAAACAGTTTTCATGGAAATGGTTTTCCGAAAAATAGAATATTGGATCGAAGGTGACCGTAACAAACAGATGAAACTCGACAGACAAAGCTGGGATTCCGAAAAAATAAAAAAAAGACTTCTAAAATGGTCTGTTTTCTTTATTATTTCATTGATTATCTCGCACTTTATGTTTATGTACATTGTCGGATACGAAAATATTTTCAAAATCATCAAAGAAGGTCCGGTAGAGCATCCTTTACATTTTACGGCAATGCTGTCTTTTTCACTGGTCTTTTATTTTGTTTTCACTTGGTTGCGTGAGCAAGTTTGCACCTTGATATGTCCTTATGGAAGACTGCAAGGCGTATTAATCGACAAGCAGACCATCAATGTATATTACGATACAAAAAGAGGAGAAGGTCGCGCCAAATGGAGAAACGGAGAAGACAGAAAATCTTCAGGAAAAGGCGATTGTATTGACTGTGGGCAATGTGTAGTCGTTTGCCCAACAGGAATTGATATCAGAAACGGTCAGCAATTAGAATGCGTCAACTGTACTGCTTGTATCGACGCTTGTGATGAGGTAATGGTAAAAGTAGGTTTACCAACCGGATTGGTGCGTTATGCCACAGAAGCAGAAATTGAAACCGGAAAAAAACTTGGAATAACTTCAAGAATGATTATTACCACAGTTTTTCTGGCATTATTGATTGGGTTTCTTGGGTTTTTATTAAACGACAGAGGTTCTATGGAAGCCAAATTTATAAAACCTGCGGGGTCAACATTCTTTGTGAGAGACGGAAAAATTATCAATAATTTCACCTATACTTTTCTGAATAAAACCAATGAGAAAAAAGTAATTAACATAAAAGTAACGCACCCTAATCATGCCGAAATTATCTCTTCAGGACCGAGCAAAATCATATTAAAAGGCGATCAAATCCTTAAAGGGTCTATTAGCATCGCTTTCCCTGAAAATGAAATTAAGTCTTCAAAACAAAATTTAACCATTGTTGTTTTAGATGAAAAAAATCAAGTATTAGATACTTTCGAAACAACTTTTGAAGGACCTTTTAAACTCATATTGTAA
- a CDS encoding DUF2652 domain-containing protein yields the protein MENTNINNGIILIPDFSGFTEFVFNTKLYTGEYIVKQLLSILIDVNNQYFNISEIEGDAILFYRYDNQPSYKKISGMLKNMRNAFNMKIQELSEMLNTTIELSLKFIVHYGKFSQYNIGSFRKLYGKPIVEAHQMLKNGFAEQPSYALYSHSFLENSQNKEYVLNDETMQLSELGGIQYFGNSMF from the coding sequence ATGGAGAATACAAACATTAATAACGGAATTATTTTGATTCCCGATTTCAGTGGATTTACTGAATTTGTGTTCAATACAAAACTTTATACCGGTGAATATATTGTAAAACAACTACTTTCTATTTTGATTGATGTAAACAATCAATATTTTAATATTTCGGAAATTGAGGGCGATGCGATTTTATTTTATCGCTACGACAACCAACCTTCGTATAAAAAGATTTCCGGAATGCTAAAAAATATGAGAAATGCTTTCAATATGAAAATTCAGGAATTAAGCGAAATGTTGAATACCACCATCGAATTGTCATTAAAATTTATTGTTCACTACGGAAAATTTTCACAATACAATATCGGAAGTTTCAGAAAACTCTACGGAAAGCCCATCGTAGAAGCTCATCAAATGCTGAAAAATGGTTTTGCCGAACAACCTTCGTATGCTTTATACAGTCATTCTTTCTTGGAAAATTCTCAGAATAAAGAATATGTTTTGAATGATGAAACAATGCAGTTGTCAGAATTGGGAGGAATCCAATATTTTGGAAATTCGATGTTTTAG
- a CDS encoding MerR family transcriptional regulator produces MKTNLPDKLYYSIGEVAKAFDVNASLIRYWEQEFPIIKPKKNKKGNRYFTPDDIKNLKIIYHLVKEKGYTLDGAKIALTTNSKISETVTLIDRLEFVKAELLKLKDSLVEKDSE; encoded by the coding sequence ATGAAGACAAATTTACCCGACAAACTGTATTATTCGATAGGAGAAGTTGCGAAAGCATTCGACGTAAATGCCTCATTGATAAGATATTGGGAGCAGGAATTCCCTATCATCAAACCTAAAAAAAACAAAAAAGGCAACCGATACTTCACTCCTGATGATATCAAAAACCTGAAAATCATTTATCACTTGGTAAAAGAAAAGGGTTATACGCTTGACGGAGCCAAAATTGCACTGACAACAAATTCTAAAATTTCTGAAACAGTGACATTAATTGACCGTTTAGAATTTGTAAAAGCAGAATTACTTAAGCTCAAAGACTCTTTGGTAGAAAAAGATTCTGAATAA
- a CDS encoding AraC family transcriptional regulator: MNSISVLHINLFQSEKNAPDFYFNTLKNHLVSSHKHIEKPHRHDFYVTVIFTKGIGIHEIDFQKYEVSEGSLFFLSPGQVHSWELSPDTDGYIFFFSQPYYEMHYVNQKLKNFPFFNSPSFPRKLQLQSEELGNMVRLFEAIQNEHRSQNVMKQGFILSLISQIYIQSVRDFSKDDEKTSAGSVSYFKHYQDFENLLEELFTSQKSIAYYASQMNISAKHLNRITQTVMQKTASEIITERVILEAKRMLIYLDEGLVEIAFRLGYEEYSYFARMFRKNTGITPSQFIKNHKN; the protein is encoded by the coding sequence ATGAATTCTATCTCGGTATTGCACATCAATCTTTTTCAGTCAGAGAAAAATGCTCCGGATTTTTATTTTAATACGTTAAAAAATCATTTGGTTTCCAGCCATAAACACATCGAGAAACCACATCGTCATGATTTTTATGTCACCGTTATTTTTACTAAAGGAATAGGAATTCACGAAATAGATTTTCAAAAATATGAAGTTTCTGAAGGAAGTTTGTTTTTTCTTTCCCCGGGGCAGGTGCACAGTTGGGAGCTTTCTCCGGATACGGATGGCTATATTTTCTTTTTTTCTCAGCCTTATTATGAGATGCATTATGTGAATCAAAAACTGAAAAATTTTCCATTTTTTAACTCTCCGAGCTTTCCGAGAAAACTTCAGCTTCAATCTGAAGAATTAGGAAATATGGTTCGTCTTTTTGAAGCGATTCAAAATGAGCATCGTTCTCAGAATGTAATGAAACAGGGATTTATTCTTTCTCTTATTTCTCAAATTTATATTCAGTCGGTAAGAGATTTTTCTAAAGATGATGAAAAAACGTCAGCGGGAAGTGTGTCTTATTTTAAGCATTATCAGGATTTTGAAAACTTATTGGAAGAGCTTTTTACATCTCAAAAATCAATTGCTTATTACGCATCACAGATGAATATTTCGGCAAAGCATCTCAACAGAATTACCCAAACTGTTATGCAGAAAACGGCTTCTGAGATTATTACTGAACGGGTAATTCTGGAAGCTAAAAGAATGCTCATTTATCTTGATGAAGGTCTTGTGGAAATTGCTTTTAGACTGGGTTATGAAGAGTATTCTTATTTTGCGAGGATGTTCCGTAAAAATACAGGGATTACACCCTCGCAGTTTATTAAAAATCATAAAAACTGA
- a CDS encoding SMP-30/gluconolactonase/LRE family protein — protein sequence MKNILNVGIVGLVLAFTSCKSPNYNAMLENTEPKLLSNQFSFTEGPAADKAGNVYFTDQPNDKIYFWDWKTDKVSLFLDKTGRANGTYFDENDNLITCSDNEGEIWKIGKNKSVEVLSKGFEGKRLNGPNDLWLDGNGGIYFTDPLYKRDYWQNFTIEIPEKNLYYRNKDGKISKLETFVQPNGIIGSVKLKKLYVSDIDAEKTYVYDILGDGKISEKKLFCEMGSDGMTLDRGGNLYITGDGVTVFNTKGEKVHHIKIPEDWTGNVTFGGEKNDILFITASKSVYILPMKTTGLK from the coding sequence ATGAAAAATATTTTGAATGTAGGTATTGTTGGTTTGGTTTTGGCATTTACCAGTTGTAAATCACCAAATTACAATGCTATGTTGGAAAACACCGAACCAAAATTATTATCAAATCAATTTTCATTTACCGAAGGTCCCGCAGCAGATAAAGCCGGGAATGTTTATTTTACAGACCAACCCAACGACAAGATTTATTTCTGGGATTGGAAAACCGACAAAGTATCTTTATTTTTAGATAAAACAGGAAGAGCTAATGGAACTTATTTCGATGAAAATGATAATTTGATTACCTGTTCAGACAATGAGGGTGAGATTTGGAAAATTGGTAAAAACAAGTCGGTTGAGGTTTTATCTAAAGGTTTTGAAGGGAAACGATTAAATGGTCCCAATGACCTTTGGTTAGATGGAAATGGTGGGATTTATTTCACTGACCCTTTGTATAAACGAGACTATTGGCAAAATTTTACAATAGAAATTCCTGAAAAAAATCTGTATTACAGAAATAAAGACGGTAAAATTTCAAAATTGGAAACTTTTGTGCAGCCTAATGGAATTATAGGAAGTGTAAAATTGAAAAAACTCTACGTTTCAGATATTGATGCCGAAAAAACATACGTTTATGACATTTTGGGCGATGGAAAAATCTCTGAAAAGAAGCTTTTTTGTGAGATGGGTTCAGACGGAATGACGCTTGATAGAGGCGGAAATCTATACATCACAGGAGATGGTGTCACGGTTTTTAATACCAAAGGTGAAAAAGTACATCACATTAAAATCCCTGAAGACTGGACGGGAAATGTGACTTTTGGTGGAGAAAAAAACGATATTCTGTTTATCACCGCTTCGAAATCAGTTTACATTTTACCAATGAAAACAACAGGATTGAAATAG
- a CDS encoding PaaI family thioesterase — MTPEKTKLMTDSFSRSETLKFYKAELLEIETDFVSIKIPKMELMTRKAGMFNGAMIASLVDVSSGYAAVSHYEEDCYVVTVELKVNYLRPAMGDALVSKSYVVKGGSKISVIRTEIYTTDENRTSESHVATSLVTMMKIK, encoded by the coding sequence ATGACTCCCGAAAAAACAAAACTCATGACCGATAGTTTCAGTCGTTCTGAAACTTTAAAGTTCTACAAAGCTGAATTATTAGAAATAGAAACTGATTTTGTTTCCATCAAAATCCCAAAAATGGAATTGATGACGAGAAAAGCGGGAATGTTCAACGGAGCAATGATTGCTTCTTTGGTTGATGTTTCTTCAGGATACGCTGCAGTAAGTCATTATGAGGAAGATTGCTATGTAGTTACGGTGGAGTTGAAGGTGAATTATTTAAGACCCGCAATGGGAGATGCATTGGTTTCAAAATCTTATGTAGTAAAAGGAGGTTCCAAAATCAGTGTTATCAGAACTGAAATTTATACAACTGATGAAAACCGCACTTCGGAAAGTCATGTAGCGACCTCTTTGGTAACAATGATGAAAATTAAATAG
- a CDS encoding DEAD/DEAH box helicase, producing MELESIYKKLQIQDMNQMQKSTYKTTENNTDVVLLSPTGSGKTLAFLFPVLRNLKKESTGIQALILVPARELALQIEQVFKSMGTDFKVTVCYGGHDKKIEVNNLKEAPAVLIGTPGRVAYHMRNKNLDVKTIKNLVLDEFDKALEFGFHDDMEYIIENMYNLYQRMLTSATSMDEIPKFTGLKDEKVIDFLKLGDNKPDIQLRKVITTSEDKLDTLFHLICKIGNKRTLIFCNHREAVDRISELLREKGIDRETFHGGMEQDERERALLKFRNDTARVLITTDLAARGLDIPEVESIVHYQLPTTEDAFIHRNGRTARMNAKGSVYLIMTETEKFPFIRKDTPEESVTEFSTVPRNSPFQTIYISAGKKDKVNKVDIVGYLIKKGELQKEDVGLIEVKDTTSYVAVSRNKVRELLKKLSTEKLKGKKVKIEVAY from the coding sequence ATGGAATTAGAATCTATTTACAAAAAGCTGCAGATTCAGGACATGAATCAAATGCAGAAATCTACATACAAAACTACAGAAAACAACACCGATGTTGTTTTACTTTCACCCACTGGTTCAGGAAAGACACTTGCCTTTTTGTTTCCTGTTCTTAGAAATCTTAAAAAAGAATCTACAGGAATTCAGGCTTTAATTCTGGTTCCGGCAAGAGAGTTGGCTTTACAGATCGAGCAGGTTTTCAAATCGATGGGAACAGATTTTAAAGTGACGGTTTGCTACGGTGGACACGATAAAAAAATTGAAGTAAACAATCTGAAAGAAGCTCCAGCAGTTTTAATAGGAACTCCGGGAAGAGTTGCCTATCATATGAGAAACAAAAACCTTGATGTAAAAACCATAAAAAACCTGGTTTTGGATGAGTTTGATAAAGCTTTAGAGTTTGGTTTTCATGATGATATGGAATACATTATTGAAAACATGTACAATCTTTACCAAAGAATGCTTACCTCTGCAACATCAATGGATGAAATTCCTAAGTTTACCGGTTTGAAAGATGAAAAAGTAATTGATTTCTTAAAGTTAGGAGATAACAAACCCGACATTCAATTAAGAAAGGTAATTACCACTTCTGAAGATAAGCTGGACACTTTATTCCACCTCATCTGCAAAATAGGAAACAAAAGAACGCTTATTTTCTGTAATCACAGAGAAGCGGTAGACCGTATTTCTGAACTTTTGCGTGAAAAAGGTATTGACCGTGAAACCTTCCACGGCGGAATGGAACAAGACGAAAGAGAACGCGCTTTACTGAAATTCAGAAACGATACAGCAAGAGTATTAATCACTACAGATTTGGCGGCAAGAGGTCTCGACATCCCGGAAGTAGAATCGATTGTGCATTATCAGCTTCCAACAACGGAAGATGCTTTCATCCACAGAAACGGAAGAACCGCAAGGATGAATGCAAAAGGTTCTGTGTATTTAATCATGACGGAAACCGAAAAATTTCCTTTCATCAGAAAAGATACTCCTGAAGAATCTGTAACAGAATTTTCTACCGTTCCCAGAAACTCACCATTTCAAACAATCTACATTAGCGCCGGAAAAAAAGACAAGGTAAATAAAGTAGACATCGTAGGATATTTAATAAAAAAAGGAGAATTACAGAAAGAAGATGTAGGTTTAATTGAAGTAAAAGATACCACTTCTTACGTAGCTGTTTCAAGAAATAAAGTAAGAGAATTACTTAAAAAACTAAGCACTGAAAAACTGAAAGGCAAAAAAGTAAAAATAGAAGTAGCGTATTAG